The following are from one region of the Haloactinomyces albus genome:
- a CDS encoding SDR family NAD(P)-dependent oxidoreductase: MTLRGRSALITGASSGIGAATASALAAVGGRPVLVGRNEERLTEVARHTGGRVLVADLTDPADMDTVAAAGCDVDLLINNAGVGWAGELGSMTAEDVSSLMALNLTAAVQLTRAVLPAMAQRRRGHVVFVSSIATVGVREEAVYAASKAALRAFAASVRHEPDARHVGTTTVLPGAVRTPFFTGRGRPYDRRYPRQVSPEEVATALLRGVERGRTEVFVPRWLTVAARLHGAAPATFHRIAGRFG; the protein is encoded by the coding sequence ATGACCCTGCGCGGTCGTAGCGCACTGATCACCGGAGCCTCCTCCGGGATCGGTGCGGCCACCGCCTCGGCATTGGCCGCCGTGGGTGGCAGGCCTGTCCTGGTGGGTCGGAACGAGGAACGGCTCACCGAGGTCGCCCGGCACACCGGTGGCCGGGTCCTCGTGGCCGATCTGACCGATCCGGCCGATATGGACACCGTCGCAGCCGCAGGCTGCGACGTCGATTTACTGATCAACAACGCCGGAGTCGGCTGGGCAGGCGAGCTCGGTTCGATGACCGCCGAGGACGTGTCGAGCCTGATGGCGCTCAATCTCACCGCTGCCGTACAACTCACGCGGGCCGTGCTTCCCGCGATGGCACAACGACGCCGAGGGCACGTGGTGTTCGTGTCCTCCATCGCCACCGTCGGAGTACGGGAGGAGGCGGTCTATGCGGCCAGCAAGGCCGCACTCCGCGCCTTTGCCGCGAGCGTGCGCCACGAGCCCGATGCCCGGCACGTCGGTACGACGACAGTGCTGCCCGGAGCGGTACGCACTCCGTTCTTCACGGGCCGCGGCAGGCCGTACGACCGCCGCTATCCTCGCCAGGTCTCTCCCGAGGAGGTGGCCACCGCTCTCCTGCGAGGAGTCGAACGTGGCCGTACGGAGGTATTCGTACCACGCTGGCTGACCGTCGCGGCGCGCTTACACGGTGCCGCACCCGCGACCTTCCACCGGATCGCCGGGCGCTTCGGATAG
- the hpnE gene encoding hydroxysqualene dehydroxylase HpnE, with translation MTRGRVVVIGGGVSGVAAALRCCDAGFDVTVLESRPRLGGAAYSFRRGEMTVDTGQHVFLRCYSSYAALLRRLGVLGGVHVQPRFHVPVVAPGGRGWLLRRGRLPAPAHLLPALLNHRALTWRQRWAALRTALALRHLDPDDPSLESISFGEWLRDRQEPERTVQVLWGMLIVAALNAEPWQVSLAMAVKVFRTGVLDTTTGGDIGIPQLPLGDLHDLPARRALSAAGATIRLRTKALAVRQVENGLRVTADEHGEADHDETELDADAVVVAVPHTAATKLLGDLDLPEPSSWARLSSTPIVNVHVHYDRPVTDLELAAAIDSPVQWVFDRTTAAGVDQGQYLVVSLSAAHDHLAMRTKELRDRFLPALRELFPRAHRAAVLDFFVTREPAATFLPEPGIRASRPGAQTGVPGLVLAGAWTDTGWPDTLEGAVSSGDRAAEVVDLATSIDHRVAWR, from the coding sequence GTGACCCGTGGGCGAGTGGTCGTGATCGGCGGCGGTGTGTCGGGTGTGGCCGCGGCACTGCGCTGCTGTGACGCCGGTTTCGATGTGACCGTTCTGGAGTCCCGTCCTCGGCTCGGCGGGGCCGCGTACTCGTTTCGCCGCGGCGAGATGACGGTCGACACCGGCCAGCATGTCTTCCTGCGCTGCTATTCGAGCTATGCCGCGCTGCTGCGGCGGCTGGGAGTGCTCGGTGGTGTGCACGTGCAGCCGCGCTTCCACGTGCCCGTTGTCGCACCCGGTGGGCGTGGTTGGCTGCTTCGGCGAGGTCGGCTCCCCGCCCCGGCCCACCTGCTGCCTGCGCTGCTGAATCACCGGGCGCTCACGTGGCGGCAACGATGGGCGGCACTGCGCACTGCACTGGCACTGCGCCACCTCGATCCGGACGATCCTTCGCTGGAGAGCATCAGCTTCGGTGAGTGGCTCCGTGACCGGCAAGAGCCGGAGCGCACCGTGCAGGTGTTGTGGGGAATGCTGATCGTGGCCGCGCTCAACGCAGAGCCGTGGCAGGTCTCGCTGGCCATGGCCGTGAAGGTGTTCCGAACCGGAGTGCTGGACACCACCACCGGTGGCGACATCGGAATCCCGCAGCTCCCGCTGGGCGACTTGCACGATCTCCCCGCACGCCGGGCGCTGAGCGCAGCCGGGGCCACGATCCGCTTGCGCACCAAAGCGCTTGCGGTGCGGCAGGTGGAGAACGGACTGCGAGTCACGGCGGACGAGCATGGCGAGGCCGACCATGACGAGACCGAACTCGACGCGGATGCCGTCGTGGTGGCGGTACCGCACACGGCAGCCACGAAACTGCTCGGTGATCTCGACCTGCCCGAGCCGAGCTCCTGGGCGCGGCTGTCTTCGACTCCGATCGTCAACGTGCACGTCCACTACGACCGCCCGGTCACCGACCTGGAGCTGGCAGCGGCGATCGATTCACCCGTGCAGTGGGTCTTCGACCGCACTACCGCTGCGGGCGTCGACCAGGGGCAGTACCTGGTGGTGTCCCTGTCGGCGGCCCACGATCACCTGGCCATGCGAACGAAGGAACTGCGCGATCGATTTTTGCCCGCCCTGCGGGAGTTGTTCCCGCGAGCACATCGTGCCGCCGTGCTGGATTTCTTCGTCACCAGAGAACCGGCTGCCACGTTCCTGCCGGAACCCGGGATCCGAGCCTCGCGCCCGGGTGCGCAAACCGGCGTGCCCGGATTGGTTCTGGCGGGTGCGTGGACCGACACCGGATGGCCGGACACGCTCGAAGGGGCCGTTTCCAGCGGCGACCGCGCCGCCGAAGTAGTCGATCTCGCCACCAGCATCGATCACCGAGTGGCGTGGAGGTGA
- a CDS encoding WS/DGAT domain-containing protein, producing the protein MIPPSTQSPRRVLLISATIGEGHNATARAIEDSARRLWPDCEVAWLDSLEVMGRGVGPAFRWIYVFNVESTPWLYNLFYDALWRYRWFADASRRFVGSWSGRRLRPLIEQYRPDLIVSTYPMGTAGLDWLRRRGKLDATVAAVVSDFSPHPFWVYSEIDQHYVMSQASLGALHQAQPDAAGAVCVPPVMPAFRPADKGESRRRMELPETGFLALISCGSLGFGSIERAVDAALQVTNVARVVVTCGRNEQLLHRLAQRRRSEPRLVPLDWVDDMATLTAAADVVITNAGGATALEALACGRTVVMFEPIAGHGHGNADVMARAGLAELCPAQSDLVEALQRLSTDPQHLRAIEQRALEHTDSGDFTQQVAALAELPRHRGKQTLHAQDAFFVHAATHAVPQQTGAILLAEGGRAEISTADWVDHIAGLITRNAPHLPMLHRRLVRRRGRRPCWVTDRVEVPEHLHSRVVGGDSGVQWQDAVTEFFATTVRTDRPPWELMFLHDADEGKTALLVKLHHALGDGVAVTSTLVRLLADSDTTQPVTPARPRVRARPRVRQRARQAWQMTRGLVSLAGAGTAPPSELDGISTPERRFGWVELSAAKVSASARAHGVRNSVLLITLIAEALHRLLDERGGSVPGQALRAMVPRTTRSPRASDDMAASGNRTVAMSVDLPVGPMAPEDRLAEVAGHLESTQRCGQPMAAGAVMAALGILPDPVHRWVVRRVYQRRFFNVVVSALPGARRAPRIAGAPIAGVLPVMPLANGVGLGVGAITWGDMVGIGITADARLASAPQQLVDHMHAAFDDLQDLCEQGAGP; encoded by the coding sequence GTGATCCCGCCCTCCACGCAATCACCACGGCGTGTACTGCTGATCAGCGCCACGATCGGCGAGGGGCACAATGCGACCGCGCGCGCGATCGAGGACTCGGCACGGCGCCTGTGGCCCGACTGCGAGGTGGCGTGGCTGGACAGTCTCGAGGTGATGGGCCGCGGCGTCGGCCCCGCGTTCCGGTGGATCTACGTGTTCAATGTGGAGTCCACACCGTGGCTGTACAACCTGTTCTACGACGCGCTGTGGCGCTATCGGTGGTTCGCCGACGCGTCCCGTCGTTTCGTCGGTTCCTGGAGCGGACGACGGCTGCGGCCCCTGATCGAGCAGTACCGGCCGGACCTCATCGTCTCGACCTATCCCATGGGTACGGCAGGGCTGGACTGGTTGCGGCGCCGGGGGAAGTTGGATGCCACCGTCGCCGCCGTGGTGTCCGACTTCTCTCCGCATCCGTTCTGGGTGTACTCCGAGATCGACCAGCACTACGTGATGAGCCAGGCGAGTTTGGGCGCTCTGCACCAGGCGCAGCCCGATGCTGCGGGCGCGGTGTGTGTACCACCCGTGATGCCCGCGTTCCGGCCTGCGGACAAAGGAGAGTCCCGCCGCCGGATGGAGCTGCCCGAGACGGGGTTCCTGGCTCTGATCTCCTGTGGGTCGCTGGGCTTCGGTTCGATCGAGCGGGCCGTGGACGCTGCGCTGCAAGTGACGAACGTGGCCCGTGTCGTGGTGACGTGCGGCCGTAACGAGCAGCTCCTGCATCGGCTCGCACAGCGCCGTCGATCCGAGCCTCGGCTGGTTCCGCTCGACTGGGTCGATGACATGGCAACACTCACCGCGGCAGCCGACGTGGTGATCACCAACGCCGGCGGCGCGACCGCTCTGGAAGCGCTCGCCTGCGGCCGCACCGTCGTGATGTTCGAGCCGATCGCCGGGCACGGTCACGGCAACGCGGACGTGATGGCCCGTGCAGGACTCGCCGAGTTGTGCCCGGCACAATCCGATCTCGTCGAGGCATTGCAACGGCTCAGTACGGACCCGCAGCACTTACGCGCCATCGAGCAACGCGCGCTGGAACACACCGATTCGGGTGACTTCACCCAACAGGTCGCGGCACTGGCGGAACTGCCCCGGCACCGGGGTAAACAGACGCTGCACGCCCAGGATGCCTTCTTCGTACACGCCGCCACCCACGCGGTGCCGCAGCAGACCGGTGCGATCCTGCTCGCGGAGGGCGGCCGTGCCGAGATCTCGACCGCGGACTGGGTCGACCACATCGCCGGGCTGATCACCCGGAACGCACCGCACCTCCCCATGTTGCACCGACGCCTGGTCCGGCGCCGCGGTCGCCGTCCGTGCTGGGTCACCGACCGGGTCGAGGTACCCGAGCATCTGCACAGTCGCGTCGTCGGCGGCGACAGTGGTGTGCAGTGGCAGGACGCGGTTACCGAGTTCTTCGCCACCACGGTCCGCACCGACCGGCCACCGTGGGAGCTGATGTTCCTGCACGATGCCGACGAGGGGAAAACAGCGCTGCTGGTGAAACTGCACCATGCGCTCGGCGATGGTGTGGCCGTGACGAGCACCCTGGTGCGGTTGCTCGCCGATTCCGACACCACGCAGCCGGTGACTCCCGCCCGTCCGCGCGTGCGTGCTCGACCGCGCGTGCGCCAGCGAGCGCGGCAGGCCTGGCAGATGACGCGTGGGCTGGTGAGCCTGGCCGGCGCCGGAACCGCCCCGCCCAGCGAGCTGGACGGCATCAGCACACCGGAGCGCCGGTTCGGGTGGGTGGAGCTGTCCGCGGCGAAGGTATCCGCAAGCGCCCGCGCCCACGGCGTCCGCAACAGCGTGCTGCTGATAACCCTGATCGCGGAGGCCCTGCACCGGCTGCTGGATGAGCGCGGCGGCAGCGTTCCGGGACAGGCCCTGCGGGCCATGGTGCCCAGAACCACCCGCTCCCCACGCGCGAGCGACGACATGGCTGCCTCCGGTAATCGCACGGTCGCCATGTCCGTCGATCTTCCGGTCGGACCGATGGCGCCGGAGGACCGGCTGGCCGAAGTGGCCGGACACCTGGAAAGCACGCAACGCTGCGGGCAGCCGATGGCAGCCGGTGCGGTGATGGCCGCGCTGGGAATACTGCCCGATCCCGTGCACCGGTGGGTGGTCCGCCGCGTGTACCAGCGCCGATTTTTCAACGTGGTTGTTTCGGCGCTGCCCGGAGCTCGGCGCGCACCACGCATTGCGGGCGCTCCCATTGCGGGAGTGCTGCCCGTGATGCCCCTGGCCAACGGGGTTGGGCTCGGGGTCGGTGCGATCACGTGGGGGGACATGGTCGGTATCGGGATCACTGCCGACGCGAGGCTGGCCTCGGCGCCGCAGCAACTGGTCGATCACATGCATGCTGCTTTCGACGACCTGCAGGATCTGTGCGAACAGGGCGCCGGTCCGTGA
- a CDS encoding polyprenyl synthetase family protein, with amino-acid sequence MTATIPSALATAQEFVDPELRKVLSRLDPDTRRVSEYHFGWINADGAPETRSGKALRPALVMLSAQGGGGDYGGALPAAAAVELVHNFSLLHDDLMDGDLSRRHRPTAWTVFGRSAALLAGDALLALSTDMLLEDPSPQAVDAARSLSTAISRLIAGQAADLDFEQRMDVTLDECRTMVAGKTGALLGCSASIGALFVGAPRQAVEQLDAFGRELGMAFQLVDDLLGLWGDPDVTGKPVLSDLRSRKKSFPVVHAMTSGTAAGFRLRELYAQPDPLDEGQLGEAAELVDKAGSREWTQNECERRLTSARRHLELADCGTATEGLTELADYILRRQR; translated from the coding sequence ATGACAGCAACCATTCCGTCTGCGTTGGCAACCGCCCAGGAGTTCGTCGATCCGGAACTTCGCAAGGTCCTCAGCCGGCTCGATCCGGACACCAGGCGGGTCAGCGAGTACCACTTCGGTTGGATCAATGCCGACGGTGCTCCGGAAACACGATCGGGCAAGGCGTTGCGTCCCGCACTGGTGATGCTGTCCGCCCAAGGTGGCGGCGGCGACTACGGCGGGGCGCTGCCCGCGGCCGCCGCCGTGGAACTCGTGCACAACTTTTCGCTGCTGCATGACGATCTGATGGACGGAGACCTCTCCCGGAGGCATCGCCCCACCGCATGGACCGTCTTCGGGCGCTCGGCGGCACTGCTTGCCGGGGATGCGTTGCTGGCACTGTCCACCGACATGCTGCTGGAGGATCCGTCGCCGCAGGCCGTCGACGCGGCACGGTCCCTGTCGACCGCGATCAGCAGACTCATCGCGGGCCAGGCCGCCGATCTGGATTTCGAACAGCGGATGGATGTCACCCTCGACGAGTGCCGCACCATGGTGGCCGGTAAGACCGGAGCGCTGCTGGGCTGCTCGGCCTCGATCGGCGCCCTGTTCGTCGGAGCCCCCCGGCAAGCGGTGGAACAACTGGACGCCTTCGGTCGCGAACTCGGGATGGCTTTTCAGCTCGTCGACGACCTGCTCGGGCTGTGGGGGGACCCGGACGTGACCGGAAAGCCCGTGCTGTCCGATCTGCGTTCCCGCAAGAAGTCTTTTCCGGTGGTGCATGCCATGACATCGGGCACCGCGGCGGGATTCCGACTGCGGGAACTGTATGCCCAGCCCGACCCACTGGACGAGGGCCAGCTCGGCGAAGCCGCGGAACTGGTGGACAAGGCCGGATCGCGCGAGTGGACACAGAACGAGTGCGAACGCAGGCTGACTTCCGCACGGCGACATCTCGAGCTCGCCGACTGTGGCACCGCGACCGAGGGGCTGACCGAACTCGCCGATTACATCCTGCGGAGGCAACGTTGA
- the shc gene encoding squalene--hopene cyclase yields MAEQPEVLDRPEETEQITTSPARGENALAAARDHLLSLQHANGWWKGELQTNVTMDAEDLLLRQFLGIRTEPETIEAANWIRSQQRSDGTWATFHDGPGDLSTTVEAYIGLKLAGDDVDAAHMAGARQWILDHGGLENTRVFTRIWLALFGEWSWQDLPAMPPELILLPSWVPLNVADWGCWARQTVVPLTVLCSLQPQRDLGIGVAELRSGRNPGSAQPGSAGVPLLSWERFFHGLDRVLHGYERFPVRSVRQHAMRRAAEWIVARQEADGSWGGIQPPWVYSLMALNVLGYPLDHPVLREGLAGLERFLIREQTSTGVLRRLEACQSPVWDTVLSMQALSDAGVPSDHPALRRSVEFVCSEEIGVRGDWAVRRPELPPSGWAFEFDNDGYPDIDDTAEALLALNRVGASELPEVQGAIERGRRWLKGMQSRDGGWAAFDADNTRQLVTKLPFCDFGAVIDPPSADVTAHAVEALCVLGNGHDTAVRRGVQWLLTHQESDGSWFGRWGANHIYGTGAAVPALVRAGLDRDHLALMRAVRWLEEHQNADGGWGEDLRSYQEPGWIGRGVSTPSQTAWALLALLALDRHDTAPVRSGIDYLEAVQRPDGGWDEPQFTGTGFPGDFYINYHLYRQIFPLNALGRYRRAVDGR; encoded by the coding sequence ATGGCCGAGCAACCGGAAGTGCTCGACCGGCCGGAGGAAACCGAGCAGATCACCACTTCTCCCGCACGGGGCGAAAACGCCCTGGCGGCGGCGCGGGACCACCTGCTGTCGCTGCAACATGCGAATGGCTGGTGGAAGGGCGAGCTGCAAACCAACGTGACGATGGACGCCGAGGACCTGTTGCTGCGTCAGTTCCTCGGCATCCGCACCGAACCGGAAACCATCGAGGCGGCGAACTGGATCCGCTCCCAGCAGCGCTCGGACGGCACATGGGCCACCTTCCACGATGGGCCGGGGGACCTGTCCACCACCGTGGAAGCCTACATCGGACTCAAGCTCGCCGGTGACGACGTCGATGCCGCCCACATGGCCGGCGCCAGGCAGTGGATTCTCGACCATGGCGGGCTCGAGAACACACGAGTGTTCACCCGGATCTGGCTCGCGCTGTTCGGTGAGTGGTCCTGGCAGGACCTTCCGGCGATGCCTCCCGAGCTCATCCTGCTGCCGTCGTGGGTGCCGCTGAACGTCGCCGACTGGGGATGCTGGGCCCGCCAGACCGTCGTACCGCTGACCGTCCTGTGTAGTCTGCAACCACAGCGCGATCTCGGCATCGGCGTGGCGGAACTGCGTTCGGGCCGCAATCCCGGGAGTGCCCAGCCCGGGAGTGCAGGGGTCCCGCTACTGTCCTGGGAACGCTTCTTCCACGGGCTCGACCGTGTCCTGCACGGCTACGAGCGCTTTCCCGTGCGGTCGGTGCGGCAGCACGCGATGCGCCGGGCGGCCGAATGGATCGTGGCACGGCAGGAAGCCGACGGGTCCTGGGGCGGTATTCAGCCACCGTGGGTGTACTCGTTGATGGCCCTGAACGTGCTCGGATATCCGCTCGACCACCCGGTCCTGCGGGAGGGCCTGGCCGGACTGGAACGCTTCCTGATTCGCGAGCAGACCAGCACCGGCGTGCTGCGTCGCCTGGAAGCCTGCCAGTCACCGGTCTGGGACACCGTACTGAGTATGCAGGCGCTGTCCGACGCCGGCGTACCTTCGGACCATCCCGCGCTGCGCCGATCGGTGGAGTTCGTCTGCAGCGAGGAAATCGGAGTACGCGGGGACTGGGCGGTGCGCCGCCCGGAGCTGCCGCCGAGCGGCTGGGCCTTCGAGTTCGACAACGACGGATATCCCGACATCGACGACACCGCCGAGGCGCTGCTGGCACTGAACCGGGTCGGTGCTTCCGAGCTCCCGGAAGTGCAGGGCGCGATCGAACGGGGCAGGCGCTGGCTCAAGGGGATGCAGTCCCGCGATGGCGGATGGGCGGCGTTCGACGCCGACAACACCCGGCAACTGGTCACCAAACTTCCGTTCTGCGACTTCGGGGCGGTCATCGATCCGCCGTCGGCGGATGTCACGGCACACGCGGTCGAAGCGCTGTGCGTACTCGGCAACGGCCACGACACCGCGGTGCGCAGGGGAGTGCAATGGTTGCTCACCCATCAGGAAAGTGACGGCTCGTGGTTCGGCCGCTGGGGCGCCAACCACATCTACGGTACGGGAGCCGCGGTACCCGCACTGGTGCGGGCGGGCCTGGACCGCGACCACCTCGCGCTCATGCGTGCCGTGCGGTGGCTGGAGGAGCACCAGAACGCCGACGGAGGCTGGGGCGAAGACCTGCGTTCCTATCAGGAGCCCGGCTGGATCGGCCGGGGTGTTTCCACACCCTCGCAGACGGCGTGGGCGCTGCTTGCGTTGCTGGCCCTCGACAGGCACGACACGGCTCCGGTGCGCTCCGGTATCGATTACCTCGAAGCCGTCCAGCGTCCGGATGGAGGATGGGACGAACCCCAGTTCACCGGTACCGGCTTCCCCGGCGACTTCTACATCAATTACCACTTGTACCGGCAGATCTTCCCGCTCAATGCCCTCGGGCGCTATCGGCGCGCGGTCGACGGCAGGTAG
- the hpnH gene encoding adenosyl-hopene transferase HpnH, protein MGIPLRQAVRVGAYLAKQKILRREKFALTLELEPLFACNLGCAGCGKIQHPANVLKQRMPVEQALGAVEECGAPVVSIAGGEPLMHPEIETLVEELVKRKKFVYLCTNALLMPRKIDKIKPSPYFAWAVHIDGLEERHDASVNQEGVFAQAVDNIRDAQRRGFRITTNSTFFSTDTPQSVIEVLDYLNDELDVDQMMLSPAYAYDKAPDQEHFLGVEETRELFRKAFADGRRKKWRLNHSPLFLDFLEGKVDFGCTAWAIPSYSLYGWQRPCYLMADGYAQSYRELIEDTDWESYGRGRDSRCANCMAHCGYEPTSVMATMSSLKESLRAMRG, encoded by the coding sequence ATGGGCATTCCACTTCGTCAGGCCGTTCGAGTCGGCGCCTACCTGGCCAAGCAGAAAATCCTGCGCCGCGAGAAATTCGCACTGACTCTCGAGCTGGAGCCGCTGTTCGCTTGCAACCTCGGCTGTGCCGGATGCGGCAAGATCCAGCATCCGGCCAACGTCCTCAAACAGCGCATGCCGGTGGAGCAGGCCCTGGGGGCGGTCGAGGAATGTGGCGCACCGGTCGTTTCCATCGCGGGTGGCGAGCCACTGATGCATCCGGAGATCGAGACCCTCGTCGAAGAACTCGTCAAACGCAAGAAGTTCGTCTACCTGTGCACCAACGCTCTGCTGATGCCCCGAAAGATCGATAAAATCAAGCCGTCCCCCTATTTCGCCTGGGCGGTACACATCGATGGGCTGGAAGAACGCCACGATGCCTCGGTGAACCAGGAAGGTGTGTTCGCCCAGGCCGTGGACAACATCCGAGATGCTCAACGGCGCGGGTTCCGGATCACGACGAACAGCACCTTCTTCAGTACCGACACGCCGCAGAGCGTGATCGAGGTGCTGGATTACCTGAACGACGAACTCGACGTCGACCAGATGATGCTCTCGCCGGCCTATGCCTACGACAAGGCTCCGGACCAGGAGCACTTCCTCGGCGTGGAGGAAACGCGGGAACTGTTCCGCAAGGCCTTCGCCGACGGTCGACGCAAGAAGTGGCGGCTCAATCATTCGCCGTTGTTCCTGGACTTCCTCGAGGGCAAGGTCGACTTCGGTTGCACCGCGTGGGCGATTCCGTCGTACTCGCTGTACGGTTGGCAGCGTCCCTGCTACCTCATGGCCGACGGCTACGCCCAGTCCTACCGGGAGTTGATCGAGGACACCGACTGGGAATCCTACGGCCGGGGTCGCGATTCCCGATGTGCGAACTGCATGGCCCACTGCGGCTACGAGCCGACCTCCGTGATGGCCACGATGAGTTCCCTGAAGGAATCACTGCGTGCGATGCGAGGATAA
- a CDS encoding DMT family transporter, translating into MTSGGAWLVVAVPCALVGAASFGMAGAVQQRATKQVPDTRTLNPRLLLELVRKPIWVASVLTVIIGLSLQVVALAFGPLMLVQPLLVTSVLFGALYAAWMSGRRLDRIVMAGALTCMAGLSAFLLLARPSGAGDGVIERRTLPLAIALGVVFLLCMLAASSFPGEIRVIALALGTGVLYGITAALMKVVTGQIRMGGIGEPFQHWVLYVVCVIGPFGFLLNQNAFQQGKLVSLVLAVITTVDPLVGVAIGIFWFGEHTVSTPAVLTGEALAGVAIIGGIAMLAHRGEYLRQEAERTTPGNPPGEIHGDDPARS; encoded by the coding sequence GTGACCTCCGGTGGTGCTTGGCTGGTCGTGGCCGTCCCGTGCGCTTTGGTGGGTGCGGCCAGTTTCGGGATGGCGGGCGCCGTGCAGCAGCGCGCCACGAAGCAAGTACCGGACACCCGGACGCTGAATCCGCGGTTACTGCTGGAACTGGTACGCAAACCGATCTGGGTGGCCAGTGTACTGACGGTGATCATCGGCTTGTCACTGCAGGTCGTGGCCCTGGCATTCGGGCCTTTGATGCTGGTGCAGCCGCTCTTGGTGACCAGCGTGCTGTTCGGAGCCCTGTATGCGGCCTGGATGTCCGGGCGACGCCTCGACCGGATTGTCATGGCAGGGGCGTTGACCTGCATGGCGGGACTGTCCGCGTTCCTGCTGCTGGCCCGGCCGAGCGGAGCGGGTGACGGTGTCATCGAGCGGCGAACCCTGCCACTGGCCATCGCACTGGGTGTGGTGTTCCTGCTGTGCATGCTCGCAGCATCGAGCTTTCCCGGCGAAATCCGGGTGATCGCGCTGGCTCTGGGGACAGGCGTGCTCTACGGAATCACCGCAGCACTGATGAAGGTGGTGACGGGCCAGATTCGCATGGGCGGCATCGGCGAACCGTTCCAGCACTGGGTGCTCTACGTGGTATGCGTGATCGGCCCGTTCGGTTTCCTGCTCAACCAGAACGCGTTCCAGCAAGGCAAACTGGTCTCCCTGGTACTGGCGGTGATCACCACCGTGGACCCGCTGGTGGGAGTGGCCATCGGTATCTTTTGGTTCGGTGAGCACACGGTCTCCACACCCGCCGTCCTGACCGGCGAGGCACTTGCGGGTGTCGCCATCATCGGCGGAATCGCCATGCTTGCTCACCGCGGAGAATATCTGCGGCAAGAAGCGGAACGCACCACCCCCGGAAACCCTCCAGGAGAGATACATGGGGATGACCCTGCGCGGTCGTAG
- a CDS encoding phosphorylase family protein encodes MTSRLLVCAPLGMEARALRHAFGRGVAGADPARVVVHRTGSGLRRSARSATVLVGRDFDAMAIAGLCGGLTPEVRSGDIVVGSRSRGPDTTERALAFRFLVDELRSRGLTVHTGPIVTTDHVVHGGERAALARTGALAVDMESAELATAAGDRPVAVVRVVLDTPREPLLRVASAHRAVAALRRLRSIGEPLVRWASATGRCRTDDIIRSDPSQEVS; translated from the coding sequence ATGACATCGAGGTTGCTGGTGTGCGCACCGCTCGGGATGGAAGCCCGGGCCCTCCGCCATGCCTTCGGACGTGGCGTCGCGGGGGCCGACCCGGCACGAGTGGTCGTACACCGCACCGGCTCCGGATTGCGGCGTAGCGCGCGCAGTGCCACGGTGCTGGTCGGGCGTGACTTCGACGCGATGGCGATTGCCGGTCTGTGCGGGGGATTGACTCCGGAAGTGCGCAGCGGCGACATCGTCGTGGGCAGCCGAAGCCGTGGTCCGGACACCACGGAACGAGCACTTGCCTTCCGGTTCCTGGTCGACGAGTTGCGTAGCCGAGGTCTGACCGTGCACACCGGCCCGATCGTGACCACCGACCATGTGGTGCACGGGGGTGAACGCGCCGCTCTCGCACGTACCGGTGCGCTTGCCGTGGACATGGAATCGGCAGAACTGGCCACCGCGGCGGGGGACCGCCCCGTCGCGGTGGTGCGGGTCGTGCTGGACACGCCCCGCGAACCGCTGCTGCGGGTGGCCAGTGCCCACCGAGCAGTGGCGGCACTGCGCCGGTTGCGCAGCATCGGGGAGCCCCTGGTCCGGTGGGCGAGTGCAACCGGTCGATGCCGCACGGACGACATTATCCGCTCCGATCCGTCCCAAGAGGTTTCGTGA